CAgacaaggcgctgctgcagctcatTCAGCTCGCGTGCAAGGCCGACCGgtacgcacgcgcgctcgacggctcgcgtgcgctgcattCCGAAGCGACGCTGGATGCCGCGTTGAAGATCGCCTCCTTCTTCCACCTGCCGAGTTTGGCGGACCGTCTCGAACTGGttcgtgcgccgctggccgTGCGAAAAGAGCTCGAAGAAGAGACGACGGACCGTGCGTGCGGAGTGGATGCCCTACTCCGCAacacggcgcgcctccCTGTGCCgaccgcagcgccggcggtgAGCGAAGCGCCGGCGAACCAAgactcgcgctcggcgctccTCCAGCAAGGCTTTGTCCcccggcgctcctcgagcgaggtgcATGGCCGTTCGGCGCTAGCGCGCGAAGGCCTTGCGCAAAAGCAGGTCGCCGATGagtcgcctgcgccggtgccCAGCAGCACGCTGTCCTCGCTggagccgacgccgagtgCCGACGACACACTGccgacgcccgcgccggcgatcCGCACGAACCCCTTTGCGCGGACGCACTCGGtggccaaagagcgccAGCTGCAAAAGAGCCAGTCGTTCTTTGATcgtgtcgaggcgccgacgaaGCGCAAAGCACCCGAAGAGGAGCAAGGCACTCCGgagaagcgcgccgcatctGGGCGGCAGTCGACGCTGGCGAGCTTTGCGTATGCACCGTCGATTCCGTCGGTGCCGCCATCGTCGGGCGTGCCCCCCCCGTCTGCGCCGGGTACCGGCGAGACGCTGGCTGGTGCGTCCGATTCGGAGCCCGAATCCTAGTTACGTCTATACCTTAGCAAACTGTTCCATGACCGCCACGAGCGTCTTGGCGTCTTCCAGCGTCGAAGCGTTGTAGAACGAAGTGCGCAGACCGCCGACCGAGCGGTGTCCCTTGACCTGGACGATGTGGTGTTCGCCACAGAGCTTGATGAacttggcctcggcctcgtccgacggctcgccgttcgcgccgagcacgcggaACGTAATATTCATCTTGCTGCGATAGTCGGCGTGGGCGACGAGCGGGCGGAAGGTCGACGAgtgcgcgtgcagcgcgtcgtacaCGATCCtgctgcgctcctcggcgcgctgctgcgcgcctgGAACACCGCCCTCGTCCAGCAGCCTGCGGAAGACCAATGCCGAGACGTAGATCGGGAACATGGGTGGCGTGTTGTATAGCGATTCATTGTCCACCGCGTTCTTGTACACGAGCGTCGTGGGAATCAGCGGCGTgtacgacgtgcgcaccgcatcAGGGTCCACGAccaggtcgcggcgcacgacggccaTCGTCAGACCGCTCGGGCCAATGTTCTTTTGCGCACCAAAGTAAACCACGGCGTGCTTGCGCACGTCAATCGGGCGGCTGAGAATGTTGGACGAGCAGTCGGCCAcgatcggcacgcgctcgcggtaGGCctgcggcaggcgcgcgatAAAGTCCTGAGGCAACTCGAAGCCGCCGATAGTCTCGTTGTCGCAGTAGTAGAGCATCGCCGGCGCTTCGTCGACCGGGCTCAGCTTCCACTCctccggcggcggcacctTGGCGTTCGTGTCCGAGATGATCGGGCGCATGTCGCAGGCGATGTTCACACGCGGCgtgaggcgctgcgcctctttgaTCGCCTTGCTCGACCACGCTCCGCTCACGACGTAGTCCACCGGGGGCGTGCCCTGGTACGAGGGGTTGCGTGCGGCGTGTGCAGCAAGCATGTTGAGCAACGTCGCAGAGAACTGctccgtgccgccgccctgCAAAAAGAGCACCGCGTACTCCTCGGGAatgtcgagcagcttgcgcaggttgtcctcggcctcctgCAGCAGGTTCTTGAAGGTGGACGAGCGGTGGCTCAGCTCGGTAAGCCCCATACCCGTTCCTTCATAGTCGATGATACCACGTGAAGCCTCCAGAAGCACAGGGGTAGGCAGCGTCGAGGGGCCAGCGCCCAGGTTGATGGTCTGATCGCGCGCAGCCGTCGAAGACATCGTAGTGTGGAGTCACCGGTAGAAGCTTAGTCAGCACCATCCCACCGACGGCCATGTCCGCCTTTGAggacgacgtcgaggcgatCCCCGAGCCTGCCACCGAGCCGAGCACTTCGGCGTTGCGGCACAATAACCCGGACCGTGACCTCTCGCCAGAGCCCGACCAGGACCTGAACACCTCCCGCGGTGCACACCAGGTCTGGCTCGTCAAGGTCCCCAAATTTCTCATTGACGGATGGAGCCAGGTGCACCAGGACGatgtgcgcctcggcacggtgcGCGTATACGAGTACGTTCCTACGCTAATCCAGCCCCGACAACGAGGGAAACCAGCGCAtggagctgctgctccCAGACGGCCCCCAGCCCGCGATTCCGGTCACGGACCCGAGCCAGCGTGCACAGTACAGCCACGTCCCGCGTGCCTACGATATGCGGctcacgtcgagcacgcagGATACGTACGTGAAAAATTTGTACGCGTTCCAGGAGCAGCTCCTGGATGACGACGAGGGCAGCGATGCcaacgacgacgacgatgtGGCGGAAATGAGCGCGACCGACTTTTACCGCAAGCgcgccctcggcgcgggGCCCGCCCGTACGCCGAACAAGAAGAAACGTACGTTTCGAAACTTACCCAGGTGTCACTGCGCTCACCGGCACCGTGTCGAACGAAACCGCACTGCAGCCGAAGCGCACGATGCCGGTCAAGGCCGAGTCCAAGAAGCCGAtgctcggctcgcgctcgctgaTCACGCCCGAGTACCGCGAGATCCTCCGCAACCGCCACaagagctcgacgacgccaaAGCGCAGCGTCAAGATGATGGAGGAGTCGGACGCGGGTGTGAACAATATGCTTGCTGCGGGTGTCGGCAAGGGCCACGTCAAGTCGCGTGCGGCGAACCTCGTGGCGCAGGCCTCGCAGGCGCGCTCGAACCAGCCCCCGGAGAAGTTTGCGCGTATGCCCCGCAACGAActgctcgacctgctctTTACGCTCTTTGACCGCTACAAGCACTGGTCGCTCAAGCGGCTGCGTGAGGAGACGCAGCAGCCGTACGACTACCTGCGCCAGGTCCTGCAGTCGATCTGCGACCAGCACCACAACGGGCCGTACGCAGGTACGTGGAGCCTGAAGCGGGAGTACAGCGAGGCACGGCGCGAGGAGCCATCGTCtagcgccgcgcccgcgccgccaaaGTCAAAAGAGGGCGAGGATGCCGACATGGAAGACGTGATCTGATGCCTATCATACATATATTACATAGCCCGAGCCACGCTCGGTTCGTCGTACTGCACCCAAGGACTGCTGTCGTActggtcgaggccgaggcctccgcggccgctgcgcacaAACATCTCGATCTCGTGCACGAGATGCTGCGCATCATTCGCATTGCCAATCCACTCGGTAAGGCGCTCTTTCACCGCGTCGGAGCGCACGTCCACGTGGGACAGGAGCGCAGGGATATAGAACGAGAGAAAGGGGATATCAAGGTGCGGCCACActtgcagctcgcgctgcaaAAAGACGGACAGCAGCCGCGCATAGGTGGGGTTCGCCCGGAAACCTGCCGGGCCGGGGTAGGGCCGGTACTTGGTATACCGATTCGACGCGACGTGTTTCGCGTAGGATTGGTGGCGGTAGATACGCCGCCGCTTTTCAAGCGCTTGGTTCATCTTACGCCGGTGTCTCTGCTCttcgcgccggcgcagaTTTTCGAGATTCGTGCGGGGATCCGTGCAGGGGACGGCTGGGCGGccgggcgcctcgtcctcttccACCTCTTCGTCTGGTTCCGAGtcgggctgcggcggcggcttgtCCGTCACATAATGCAGTGCAAACTTGTGCACGGTCGGATCGAGGTTATGCAGGATATAGGGACCGAGTGGCGTGACGCAGAGGGGGCACGTCTTTTTGGTTAGCTGGGTATCGATCCATTCTACAATGCAATGGAAGCAAAAGCACGAGTGAAAACACCGCGGAAGGACGCAGCGGTCCGATACTGGCTCGAGGCATATTGCGCAGTTCTGCTCGTCAAACTGCACGGCAGAAATATCCGGagcgggcgcctcgtcgtccatcCTTCGCCATGGACGCGCACGACATCCGCCACTTTAAGTGCTGACTAAAGAAAATTGGGACGACCATGCAATCCATGTCGAAAAAGTCGGGGCGTGCGCactcgccgccgcaggaATGGCACCAAGACGAGATGGACGACGTGGACGACGTAGAGAGCGGCAGTGAAGATGTCGATGACAGCGATGTggaagaggacgaggacgaggacgaggacgaggacgaagacgaAGACGAAGACGAGGTCGAAGGGCCGGGGTACGCCCAGTTTGTcgacgaagacgagctCGAAGACGACCAAGAGTCGGACGAGTCCGAGGCGGAACCCGAATCGGACGccgagtccgagtccgAGGTATGTATCTGCGCTCACCCAGACACAATTGCGAAAGGGTACGCAGTCCCACTCACACAGAAATCGAAGCAGTGCCGTTTGCCAAGCTCCTCAAggcccgccgcgcgatgcacgagaagcgcgacgaccaAAGTGCTGTGGACGACGATACCCtgcgtgctcgccgcgaAGCTGCCaagcagcagctgcgcaataTGGACGTCCACAAGCCTGCGCCCTCGAAGGACACCGAGTCGAAGCGCCGTGCGGTGCTCGAAGCACGCGAGCAcaagagcgcgccgaccgtcatgtcgtcgcgccgccccgtgtcgcgtgcgcgccaggtcgtcgagccgaTCCAGCACGAGAAGCGGCGCGATCCCCGCTTCGACTCGCTGTCGGCGGGCCCTGTGAACTTGGACTTGCTCGGCAAGTCGTACAAGTTCCTGCCAGAACTGTACGAAACCGAGCTCAAGTCACTCCGCGACACGCACA
The Malassezia japonica chromosome 2, complete sequence genome window above contains:
- the SER1 gene encoding phosphoserine transaminase (BUSCO:EOG09262B1U; COG:E; EggNog:ENOG503NUNH), with the protein product MSSTAARDQTINLGAGPSTLPTPVLLEASRGIIDYEGTGMGLTELSHRSSTFKNLLQEAEDNLRKLLDIPEEYAVLFLQGGGTEQFSATLLNMLAAHAARNPSYQGTPPVDYVVSGAWSSKAIKEAQRLTPRVNIACDMRPIISDTNAKVPPPEEWKLSPVDEAPAMLYYCDNETIGGFELPQDFIARLPQAYRERVPIVADCSSNILSRPIDVRKHAVVYFGAQKNIGPSGLTMAVVRRDLVVDPDAVRTSYTPLIPTTLVYKNAVDNESLYNTPPMFPIYVSALVFRRLLDEGGVPGAQQRAEERSRIVYDALHAHSSTFRPLVAHADYRSKMNITFRVLGANGEPSDEAEAKFIKLCGEHHIVQVKGHRSVGGLRTSFYNASTLEDAKTLVAVMEQFAKV
- a CDS encoding DNA helicase (BUSCO:EOG09262NIR; COG:K; EggNog:ENOG503P3UN) — its product is MSAFEDDVEAIPEPATEPSTSALRHNNPDRDLSPEPDQDLNTSRGAHQVWLVKVPKFLIDGWSQVHQDDVRLGTVRVYDPDNEGNQRMELLLPDGPQPAIPVTDPSQRAQYSHVPRAYDMRLTSSTQDTYVKNLYAFQEQLLDDDEGSDANDDDDVAEMSATDFYRKRALGAGPARTPNKKKRVTALTGTVSNETALQPKRTMPVKAESKKPMLGSRSLITPEYREILRNRHKSSTTPKRSVKMMEESDAGVNNMLAAGVGKGHVKSRAANLVAQASQARSNQPPEKFARMPRNELLDLLFTLFDRYKHWSLKRLREETQQPYDYLRQVLQSICDQHHNGPYAGTWSLKREYSEARREEPSSSAAPAPPKSKEGEDADMEDVI
- the RRP36 gene encoding rRNA biogenesis protein rrp36 (BUSCO:EOG09265M98; EggNog:ENOG503NV5Q; COG:A), translating into MSKKSGRAHSPPQEWHQDEMDDVDDVESGSEDVDDSDVEEDEDEDEDEDEDEDEDEVEGPGYAQFVDEDELEDDQESDESEAEPESDAESESETQLRKEIEAVPFAKLLKARRAMHEKRDDQSAVDDDTLRARREAAKQQLRNMDVHKPAPSKDTESKRRAVLEAREHKSAPTVMSSRRPVSRARQVVEPIQHEKRRDPRFDSLSAGPVNLDLLGKSYKFLPELYETELKSLRDTHSKLKRMEAHHAGPHAKSEQALRIREERQNVELALRRAESQRNERLRRDTERSVKSNIKKENQRRVDAGLRPYFPKKAEREAQVLRHKYEHLSGGKEGNTSAAVKKAMERKVRKDAQKDRKSLDAALGGGSRTDLGPPSRGGSARLAPGGHTPSGPPRKRGRRG
- a CDS encoding RING-type E3 ubiquitin transferase (COG:O; EggNog:ENOG503Q50J); this encodes MDDEAPAPDISAVQFDEQNCAICLEPVSDRCVLPRCFHSCFCFHCIVEWIDTQLTKKTCPLCVTPLGPYILHNLDPTVHKFALHYVTDKPPPQPDSEPDEEVEEDEAPGRPAVPCTDPRTNLENLRRREEQRHRRKMNQALEKRRRIYRHQSYAKHVASNRYTKYRPYPGPAGFRANPTYARLLSVFLQRELQVWPHLDIPFLSFYIPALLSHVDVRSDAVKERLTEWIGNANDAQHLVHEIEMFVRSGRGGLGLDQYDSSPWVQYDEPSVARAM